The following are encoded in a window of Geobacter metallireducens GS-15 genomic DNA:
- the rho gene encoding transcription termination factor Rho, with amino-acid sequence MNLQELKGKKINELAAIAKGLNIEGASSLRKQDLIFAILNAQTEKNGMIFGEGVLECLPDGFGFLRAPDYNYLPGPDDIYVSPSQIRRFNLHTGDTVSGQIRPPKEGERYFALLKVETVNFEPPEVARDKILFDNLTPLYPDEKLKLETAPDNMPMRVLELVSPIGKGQRGLIVAPPRTGKTMLIQNIANSIAENHPEVYLIVLLIDERPEEVTDMQRSVRGEVVSSTFDEPATRHVQVAEMVIEKAKRLVEHKRDVVILLDSITRLARAYNTVLPPSGKILTGGVDANALQKPKRFFGAARNIEEGGSLTIIASALVDTGSKMDEVIFEEFKGTGNMEVHLDRKLVEKRTFPAIDINKSGTRKEELLVEKGSLNRTWILRKVLHPMNVVDSMEFLLEKLSETKSNQEFLDSMSR; translated from the coding sequence ATGAATCTTCAGGAGCTTAAAGGCAAAAAAATCAATGAGCTTGCGGCAATCGCCAAGGGCCTCAACATCGAGGGTGCCTCAAGCCTGCGCAAGCAGGATCTGATTTTTGCCATCCTCAACGCCCAGACCGAGAAAAACGGTATGATCTTCGGCGAGGGGGTCCTGGAATGTCTTCCCGACGGCTTCGGCTTTCTCCGGGCGCCGGACTACAACTATCTGCCGGGGCCTGACGATATCTATGTTTCTCCTTCTCAGATTCGCCGGTTCAACCTCCATACCGGCGACACCGTTTCCGGCCAGATCCGCCCCCCCAAGGAGGGGGAGCGCTACTTTGCCCTCCTCAAGGTGGAGACGGTCAACTTCGAGCCACCCGAGGTGGCCCGGGATAAGATCCTCTTCGATAACCTCACTCCCCTTTATCCCGACGAAAAGCTGAAGCTGGAGACCGCGCCGGATAATATGCCGATGCGGGTCCTGGAGCTCGTCTCTCCTATCGGCAAGGGGCAACGGGGCCTCATTGTGGCGCCGCCCCGCACCGGCAAGACGATGCTCATCCAGAACATCGCCAACTCCATTGCGGAGAACCATCCCGAGGTCTACCTGATCGTCCTTCTCATCGACGAGCGCCCCGAAGAGGTTACCGACATGCAGCGCTCGGTCCGGGGGGAGGTGGTTTCCTCCACCTTCGACGAGCCCGCCACCCGCCACGTGCAGGTAGCCGAGATGGTCATCGAGAAGGCGAAGCGCCTCGTGGAGCACAAGCGGGACGTGGTGATTCTCCTCGACTCCATCACCCGCCTCGCCCGGGCCTATAACACGGTGCTCCCCCCCTCCGGCAAGATCCTCACCGGCGGCGTGGACGCCAACGCTCTCCAGAAGCCGAAGCGCTTCTTCGGCGCGGCCCGCAATATCGAGGAGGGAGGTTCCCTCACCATCATTGCCTCGGCCCTAGTGGACACCGGGAGCAAGATGGATGAAGTCATCTTTGAGGAGTTCAAGGGGACCGGCAACATGGAAGTCCACCTGGACCGCAAGCTCGTGGAGAAGCGGACCTTTCCGGCTATTGACATCAACAAATCGGGGACCCGCAAGGAGGAGCTTCTTGTGGAAAAGGGCTCCCTCAACCGCACCTGGATTCTCCGCAAGGTCCTCCATCCCATGAACGTGGTGGACAGCATGGAGTTCCTCCTGGAGAAGCTTTCCGAGACCAAGAGCAACCAGGAATTTCTCGATTCCATGAGCAGGTAG
- the rpmE gene encoding 50S ribosomal protein L31 yields the protein MKEGIHPKYNEVTVKCACGNSFQTRSTRTEISTEICSACHPFFTGKQKLVDTAGRVERFRKKYGMQ from the coding sequence ATGAAAGAAGGGATTCATCCCAAGTACAACGAGGTTACCGTGAAGTGCGCCTGCGGCAACAGCTTCCAGACCCGTTCCACCAGAACCGAGATCTCCACCGAAATCTGCTCTGCCTGCCATCCGTTCTTCACCGGCAAGCAGAAGCTCGTGGACACCGCCGGCCGCGTCGAGCGCTTCCGGAAAAAGTACGGCATGCAGTAA
- the thyX gene encoding FAD-dependent thymidylate synthase, with translation MKVTLLQHTPDPEMAVALAARLCYSPIGIDELKERLSRSDISAFLDKIMSLGHQSVLEHASFTFGIEGISRATSHQLVRHRIASYSQQSQRYVTHTEQFSAVIPPSIAGRPDLAARFRSQLKALHDTYAELFEAGIPAEDARYILPNAAETKIIMTMNARELLHFFGLRCCERAQWEIRAMAVEMLRLVKGVAPTIFRDAGPGCVAGPCPEGTMTCGKIVEVRKRFKEMYV, from the coding sequence ATGAAGGTTACCCTACTCCAGCACACCCCTGATCCCGAAATGGCCGTTGCCCTCGCCGCGCGGCTCTGCTACTCCCCCATCGGCATTGATGAGCTGAAGGAGCGTCTGTCGCGTTCCGACATTTCCGCGTTTCTCGACAAGATCATGTCGCTGGGGCACCAGTCGGTGCTGGAGCATGCCTCCTTCACCTTCGGCATCGAGGGGATATCGCGGGCCACGAGCCATCAGCTCGTCCGGCATCGGATCGCCTCCTACTCCCAGCAGTCCCAGCGCTACGTGACCCATACGGAGCAATTCTCTGCCGTGATTCCCCCCTCCATCGCGGGGCGTCCCGATCTTGCTGCCCGCTTCAGATCGCAGCTGAAGGCGCTCCACGATACCTATGCCGAACTCTTCGAGGCCGGCATCCCGGCCGAGGACGCCCGCTACATCCTCCCCAACGCCGCGGAGACGAAGATCATCATGACCATGAACGCCCGGGAACTTCTCCACTTCTTCGGCCTGCGCTGCTGCGAGCGGGCCCAGTGGGAGATCCGGGCCATGGCCGTGGAGATGCTGCGGCTTGTGAAGGGGGTTGCCCCCACCATCTTCCGGGATGCCGGACCCGGCTGCGTTGCCGGCCCCTGTCCGGAAGGGACCATGACCTGCGGTAAGATCGTCGAGGTCAGGAAGAGATTCAAGGAGATGTACGTATGA
- a CDS encoding DUF1385 domain-containing protein, translating to MTRWFRLLLVQLLILAERINVGGQAVLEGVMMRAPRSMAIAVRRPSGEIAVKREEVPPLSERFPIVKLPILRGAVALFSSLIIGLKALNFSANEALAEEEEKEELSSWAMGGTMAVALGFGVLLFFVLPLYLTKLLVPVIGQSNIMFNLVDGIIRVAVFLLYIVSISRMKDIQRVFEYHGAEHKTIFAFEAGEELSAATVQKYSRLHPRCGTSFLLIVMLVSIVIFSLIPKLWPFWMKAGARVALLPVIAGVSYEFLKWSAKNDRHPLVRLIIAPGLALQRLTTREPDDSQVEVAIRSMTEALEENGGYKDDRLVV from the coding sequence ATGACGAGGTGGTTCCGGTTGCTGCTGGTGCAGTTGCTCATCCTTGCGGAGCGGATCAATGTAGGTGGGCAGGCTGTTCTCGAAGGGGTCATGATGCGAGCGCCCCGTTCCATGGCCATCGCGGTCCGGCGCCCTTCGGGCGAGATAGCCGTCAAGCGGGAGGAGGTCCCCCCACTCTCGGAGCGCTTTCCCATTGTGAAGCTCCCGATCCTCCGGGGAGCGGTTGCCCTCTTTTCCTCTCTCATTATAGGACTCAAGGCACTCAACTTTTCCGCCAACGAGGCGCTGGCCGAAGAGGAAGAGAAGGAGGAACTCTCCTCCTGGGCCATGGGTGGGACCATGGCCGTTGCCCTCGGGTTCGGCGTCCTCCTCTTTTTTGTCCTTCCCCTTTACCTTACCAAACTCCTCGTCCCGGTTATCGGCCAGTCCAACATCATGTTCAACCTGGTGGACGGCATCATCCGCGTGGCGGTTTTTCTCCTCTATATCGTATCCATTTCCCGCATGAAGGACATTCAGCGGGTTTTTGAGTACCACGGCGCCGAGCACAAAACCATCTTTGCCTTCGAAGCAGGAGAGGAGCTTTCGGCCGCCACGGTCCAGAAGTACAGCCGCCTCCATCCCCGTTGCGGCACGAGCTTTCTCCTCATTGTCATGCTGGTGAGTATCGTCATCTTCTCGCTCATTCCCAAGCTCTGGCCCTTCTGGATGAAGGCCGGGGCCCGGGTGGCGCTCCTGCCGGTCATCGCCGGGGTTTCCTACGAGTTCCTCAAGTGGAGCGCCAAGAACGACCGACACCCCCTGGTGCGGCTCATCATCGCCCCCGGCCTGGCGCTCCAGCGGCTCACCACCCGGGAGCCCGACGACAGCCAGGTGGAGGTGGCGATTCGCTCCATGACCGAGGCCCTGGAAGAGAATGGCGGCTACAAGGACGACCGGCTGGTGGTGTGA
- the prfA gene encoding peptide chain release factor 1 — protein sequence MFDKIEELEIRYQELESLLAVPTVIANQPEFRKLSREHNDLTGLVEAYRRYKKVLAEIEGNRELLADPEMKEMAEAELEDLERQQEELEGEIKLLLLPKDPNDDRNVILEIRAGTGGDESALFAGDLFRMYSRFAERNRWKVEVMSASESERGGFKEVVALIEGQAVFAKLKYESGTHRVQRVPETEAQGRIHTSACTVAVLPEAEDIEIDINPVDLKIDVYRASGAGGQHVNKTESAVRITHLPTGIVVECQDERSQIKNRSKAMKVLKSRILDGLQQEQNARIAADRKQQVGSGDRSERIRTYNFPQGRMTDHRIGLTLYRLDALMEGDIAEVVDSLRAHYQMEALKAQAEAA from the coding sequence ATGTTCGACAAGATAGAAGAACTTGAAATCCGGTACCAGGAGCTGGAATCGCTCCTGGCCGTCCCGACGGTGATCGCCAATCAGCCCGAGTTCCGTAAACTCTCCCGGGAGCACAACGACCTGACGGGCTTGGTCGAGGCCTATCGCCGCTACAAGAAGGTCCTTGCCGAGATCGAGGGGAACCGGGAACTTCTGGCCGATCCGGAGATGAAGGAGATGGCCGAGGCTGAGCTGGAGGATCTGGAGCGGCAACAAGAGGAACTGGAGGGGGAGATCAAGCTGCTCCTTTTGCCGAAGGATCCCAATGACGACCGCAACGTCATCCTGGAGATCCGCGCCGGCACCGGCGGCGACGAGTCCGCCCTCTTTGCCGGTGACCTCTTCCGGATGTACTCCCGCTTTGCCGAGCGCAACCGTTGGAAGGTGGAGGTCATGTCCGCCTCCGAGTCGGAACGGGGGGGCTTCAAGGAGGTCGTGGCCCTTATTGAAGGGCAGGCGGTCTTTGCCAAGCTCAAGTACGAGTCGGGGACCCATCGGGTACAGCGGGTGCCGGAGACCGAGGCCCAGGGACGGATCCACACCAGTGCCTGCACCGTTGCGGTCCTCCCCGAGGCCGAGGATATCGAGATTGACATCAACCCGGTGGACCTCAAGATCGACGTCTACCGGGCCTCAGGGGCAGGCGGCCAGCACGTCAACAAGACCGAGTCGGCGGTCCGGATCACCCACCTTCCCACCGGCATCGTGGTGGAGTGCCAGGACGAACGGAGCCAGATCAAGAACCGGTCCAAGGCCATGAAGGTCCTCAAATCCAGGATTCTGGACGGCCTCCAGCAGGAGCAGAACGCCCGCATCGCCGCCGACCGCAAGCAGCAGGTGGGAAGCGGTGACCGGAGCGAGCGGATCCGCACCTACAACTTCCCCCAGGGGCGCATGACCGACCACCGGATCGGCCTCACCCTCTACCGTCTCGATGCCCTCATGGAGGGGGACATTGCCGAGGTGGTGGATTCGCTTCGGGCCCATTACCAGATGGAGGCCCTCAAGGCCCAGGCCGAAGCAGCCTGA
- the prmC gene encoding peptide chain release factor N(5)-glutamine methyltransferase codes for MTEKPETWTIRRVLDWTKGYLAEKGVENARLETEWLLSAALGLDRVGLYVNFDKPLNAEELSAVRGLVARRAKREPLQYVLGTQEFCGLDFAVTPAVLIPRHDTEVLVEEALRRAPHAATVLDIGVGSGCIAVALAKNLPDAQVWGVEQSAGAITLARQNVERHGVRVILCAGSLFEPFADQRFDLIVSNPPYIPTADLDTLQPEVREYEPRAALDGGADGLDFYRIIVPAALEHLNAGGWLMVELGIGQAEAVLGMFKQAGFTGCFTAKDLNGIDRVVGGRIP; via the coding sequence ATGACTGAAAAGCCTGAGACCTGGACTATTCGCAGGGTTCTTGACTGGACCAAAGGATACCTGGCGGAGAAAGGCGTTGAGAACGCCCGTCTGGAGACAGAGTGGCTTCTTTCCGCGGCTCTGGGTCTCGACCGGGTGGGACTCTATGTTAACTTCGACAAGCCCTTGAACGCCGAAGAACTGTCGGCGGTCCGGGGACTCGTGGCGCGACGGGCCAAGCGGGAACCACTCCAGTACGTCCTCGGTACCCAGGAGTTCTGCGGCCTCGACTTCGCCGTGACGCCGGCGGTGCTCATCCCCCGGCACGACACCGAGGTGCTCGTGGAGGAGGCGCTCCGCCGTGCCCCCCACGCCGCCACGGTCCTCGACATCGGCGTCGGGAGCGGCTGCATCGCCGTGGCTCTGGCAAAGAACCTTCCCGATGCCCAGGTGTGGGGGGTGGAGCAGTCCGCCGGAGCCATCACCCTGGCCCGGCAAAACGTTGAGCGCCACGGCGTCCGGGTGATCCTTTGCGCAGGGTCCCTCTTCGAGCCCTTCGCAGACCAGCGGTTCGACCTGATCGTCTCCAATCCCCCCTACATCCCCACTGCCGACCTGGATACGCTCCAGCCGGAGGTGCGGGAGTACGAGCCCCGCGCGGCTCTTGACGGTGGCGCCGACGGTCTCGATTTCTACCGGATCATCGTCCCGGCCGCTTTGGAGCATTTGAACGCGGGCGGGTGGCTCATGGTCGAACTGGGTATCGGCCAGGCAGAGGCGGTGCTCGGGATGTTTAAGCAGGCCGGTTTCACCGGCTGCTTTACGGCCAAGGATCTCAACGGCATCGACCGGGTGGTCGGCGGACGGATTCCGTAG
- the murA gene encoding UDP-N-acetylglucosamine 1-carboxyvinyltransferase, with translation MDKLIIKGGKKLTGDVSVSGSKNAALPVFISTILAPGLNEIRNVPFLRDINTTIKVLESLGAVVEGNGNIVKIDTTHVNDVEATYDLVKTMRASVLVLGPLLARHGRARVSLPGGCAIGARPINLHLKGLAALGADIRLEHGYVEAKAKKLKGARINFDIATVGGTEQLMMAAALAKGETILENAAREPEIIDLADILNRMGARIDGAGTDTIRIIGVKELAPVVHDVMPDRIEAGTFMVAAAITGGDIKIHNMKLEHLDALVFKLQDAGVEIINRDNVVRVKGPRRPRAINIKTRPYPGFPTDMQAQFMALMCVADGASVISENIFENRFMHVSELLRFGADITIEGNTATVKGVKKLSGAPVMATDLRASASLILAGLAADNTTEISRIYHLDRGYDSIEKKLAGLGADIKRVKE, from the coding sequence TTGGACAAGCTGATAATCAAAGGGGGAAAGAAACTGACCGGTGACGTATCGGTCAGCGGCTCCAAGAACGCGGCCCTCCCCGTCTTCATTTCCACCATCCTCGCCCCCGGACTCAACGAAATCCGCAATGTCCCGTTCCTGCGCGATATCAACACCACCATCAAGGTCCTGGAATCCCTGGGCGCCGTGGTGGAGGGAAACGGCAACATCGTCAAAATCGACACGACCCACGTGAACGACGTGGAGGCCACCTACGATCTGGTAAAGACCATGCGGGCCTCGGTCCTGGTCCTGGGGCCGCTTTTGGCGCGCCACGGCCGAGCACGGGTCTCCCTCCCCGGCGGCTGCGCCATCGGTGCCCGCCCCATCAACCTCCACCTTAAGGGGCTCGCGGCCCTGGGTGCCGACATCCGGCTGGAGCACGGCTACGTGGAGGCCAAGGCGAAAAAGCTGAAAGGGGCGAGGATCAACTTCGACATCGCCACCGTGGGGGGTACCGAGCAGCTTATGATGGCGGCTGCCCTGGCCAAGGGTGAGACGATTCTGGAGAACGCTGCCCGGGAGCCGGAGATCATCGACCTGGCCGACATCCTGAACAGGATGGGGGCCAGGATCGACGGGGCCGGCACCGACACCATCCGGATCATCGGGGTGAAGGAGCTGGCGCCGGTCGTCCACGACGTCATGCCCGACCGGATCGAGGCCGGCACCTTCATGGTGGCGGCGGCCATTACCGGCGGCGACATCAAGATTCACAACATGAAGCTGGAGCACCTGGACGCCCTCGTCTTCAAGCTCCAGGATGCCGGCGTGGAGATCATCAACCGTGACAACGTGGTGCGGGTCAAGGGTCCCCGGCGCCCCAGGGCCATCAACATCAAGACCCGTCCCTATCCCGGCTTCCCCACCGACATGCAGGCCCAGTTCATGGCCCTCATGTGCGTGGCCGACGGGGCGAGCGTCATCAGCGAGAACATCTTCGAGAACCGCTTCATGCACGTTTCGGAGTTGCTGCGCTTCGGGGCCGACATAACCATTGAGGGGAACACCGCCACCGTGAAGGGGGTGAAGAAGCTCTCCGGCGCGCCGGTCATGGCCACGGATCTGCGGGCCTCGGCCTCGCTGATCCTGGCCGGGCTTGCTGCCGACAACACCACGGAGATCTCCCGTATCTACCACCTGGACCGGGGGTATGATTCCATCGAGAAGAAGCTGGCCGGCCTCGGGGCCGACATCAAACGTGTAAAGGAGTGA
- the hisG gene encoding ATP phosphoribosyltransferase translates to MSDFLTIAIPKGRILEESVALFGKIGIHCDELLSNTRKLIFENREQRMRYMIVRATDVPTYVEYGCADLGIVGKDTLMEQEKDLYEPLDLKFGYCRMMVAEPAGLARDDDPSSWSNIRIATKYPNVTEKYFAKKGVQVEIIKLYGSIELAPLVGLSERIVDLVSTGETLRQNGLVEVETIAEITTRLIVNRASLKTKHPRITEIIEGLEKHV, encoded by the coding sequence ATGAGCGACTTTCTTACCATCGCCATCCCCAAGGGGCGGATTCTCGAAGAGTCCGTTGCCCTGTTCGGCAAGATCGGAATCCACTGCGACGAGCTTCTCTCCAACACCCGCAAGCTCATCTTCGAGAACCGCGAGCAGCGGATGCGGTACATGATTGTCCGGGCCACTGACGTCCCCACCTACGTGGAGTATGGTTGCGCCGATCTCGGTATCGTGGGGAAGGACACCCTCATGGAGCAGGAGAAGGACCTCTACGAGCCCCTGGACCTCAAGTTCGGTTACTGCCGGATGATGGTGGCGGAGCCAGCGGGGCTTGCCAGGGACGACGACCCCTCCAGTTGGAGCAACATCCGGATCGCCACCAAGTACCCCAACGTGACCGAGAAGTACTTCGCCAAAAAGGGGGTGCAGGTGGAGATCATCAAGCTCTACGGCTCCATCGAGTTGGCGCCGCTGGTGGGGCTCTCCGAGCGGATCGTGGACTTAGTCTCCACCGGCGAGACCCTGCGGCAGAACGGCCTCGTGGAGGTGGAGACCATCGCCGAGATCACCACGCGCCTCATCGTCAACCGGGCGAGCCTCAAGACCAAGCACCCCCGGATCACCGAGATCATCGAAGGGTTGGAGAAGCACGTATGA
- the hisD gene encoding histidinol dehydrogenase translates to MKFLDIRDTNFDMEFAAILARGEETGREVEQVVLDIIADVRARGDEALLEYTRRFDRLEADSVASLQVTEDEVDYAFARVKDEEIAALKLAVERVARFHEKQKQETWLSTGEPDILLGQMVTPLERVGIYVPGGKASYPSSVIMNAVPARVAGVGEVVMVAPTPGGEINPHVLVAARFSGVDRIFRLGGAQAVAALAYGTATVPKVDKITGPGNIYVATAKKLVFGQVGIDMIAGPSEILVINDGSGTPAHIAADLLSQAEHDELASSILITTDRGFGERVAAEVERQLAELSRETIARRSWETYGAVIVAGSLDEAIAFSNRIAPEHLELAVTNPFDVLPKIRNAGAIFLGHFTPEAAGDYLAGPNHTLPTGGTARFFSPLSVDDFVKKSSIVYFSESGLNRLGGGIVRIAELEGLEAHGRSVSVRLKGEGEARK, encoded by the coding sequence ATGAAATTCCTCGATATCAGGGATACGAACTTCGACATGGAATTCGCCGCCATCCTCGCCCGGGGCGAGGAGACCGGCCGCGAGGTGGAACAGGTGGTCCTCGACATCATCGCCGATGTCCGTGCGCGGGGTGATGAGGCGCTCCTGGAGTACACCCGGCGCTTCGACCGGCTTGAGGCCGATTCCGTCGCCTCGCTTCAGGTAACCGAGGACGAGGTCGACTACGCCTTTGCCCGGGTGAAGGACGAGGAGATCGCGGCCCTCAAGCTGGCAGTGGAGCGGGTGGCCCGCTTCCACGAGAAGCAGAAGCAGGAGACCTGGCTCTCCACCGGCGAGCCCGACATCCTTCTCGGCCAGATGGTGACTCCCCTGGAGCGGGTCGGGATCTATGTCCCCGGCGGCAAAGCGAGCTATCCCTCCAGCGTCATCATGAACGCGGTACCGGCCCGGGTGGCGGGCGTCGGCGAGGTCGTCATGGTGGCCCCGACTCCTGGCGGCGAGATCAATCCCCATGTCCTGGTGGCGGCGCGGTTCTCCGGCGTGGACCGGATCTTCCGACTCGGCGGCGCCCAGGCCGTGGCGGCCCTGGCCTACGGAACCGCCACGGTGCCCAAGGTGGACAAAATCACCGGCCCGGGGAACATCTACGTGGCCACGGCCAAGAAGCTGGTCTTCGGCCAGGTGGGGATCGACATGATCGCCGGCCCCAGCGAGATCCTCGTCATCAACGACGGAAGCGGCACCCCGGCCCACATCGCCGCAGACCTCCTCTCCCAGGCGGAGCACGACGAACTCGCTTCGTCCATCCTCATCACCACCGACCGCGGCTTCGGCGAGCGGGTGGCGGCGGAGGTGGAGCGGCAACTGGCGGAGCTCTCCCGGGAGACCATTGCCCGGAGATCGTGGGAAACGTACGGTGCCGTCATCGTGGCCGGAAGCCTCGACGAGGCCATCGCGTTCAGCAACCGGATCGCCCCGGAGCACCTGGAGCTGGCCGTGACGAACCCCTTCGATGTCCTGCCGAAAATCAGGAACGCCGGGGCCATCTTCCTCGGTCACTTTACTCCCGAGGCGGCGGGGGATTATCTGGCCGGTCCGAATCACACCCTTCCCACCGGCGGCACGGCCCGGTTCTTCTCACCTCTGTCGGTGGACGATTTCGTGAAGAAGTCCTCCATCGTCTACTTCAGCGAGAGCGGGTTGAATCGTCTGGGGGGGGGCATCGTCCGGATCGCCGAACTGGAGGGGCTGGAAGCCCACGGCAGGTCGGTGAGCGTGAGACTGAAGGGGGAAGGAGAGGCCCGGAAATGA
- the hisC gene encoding histidinol-phosphate transaminase produces MIPLRQNIASMKGYIPGYQPPDIASWIKLNTNENPYPPSPEVVKAILEELGPDGAALRIYPSASSQKLREVAGELYGFDPSWIIMANGSDEVLNNLIRAFAAEGEEIGYVHPSYSYYGTLAEVQGARVRTFGLTGDFRIAGFPERYEGKVFFLTTPNAPLGPSFPLEYIDELARRCAGMLVLDETYAEFAESNALELVRRHENVVVTRTLSKSYSLAGMRIGLAIARPEVIAALDKIRDHYNLDRLAQAACVAALRDQAYLSECCRRIRETREWFTTELRSIGYDVIPSQGNYLFATPPDRDGKRVYDGLYARKVLVRHFSDPLLAHGMRISIGTREEMEQTLAALKEIG; encoded by the coding sequence ATGATTCCACTTCGACAGAACATCGCCTCCATGAAGGGGTACATCCCCGGTTACCAGCCGCCCGATATCGCCTCGTGGATCAAGCTGAACACGAACGAAAACCCGTATCCGCCGTCGCCGGAGGTGGTAAAGGCCATTCTTGAGGAACTTGGACCGGACGGGGCTGCCCTGCGCATCTACCCCAGTGCCTCCAGCCAGAAGCTGCGCGAAGTGGCCGGAGAACTGTACGGTTTCGACCCATCCTGGATCATCATGGCCAACGGCTCCGACGAGGTGCTGAACAACCTGATCCGTGCCTTTGCCGCCGAAGGGGAGGAGATCGGCTACGTTCACCCCTCATACTCCTACTACGGCACGCTTGCCGAGGTCCAGGGGGCCCGGGTACGCACGTTCGGCCTGACCGGCGACTTTCGGATCGCCGGTTTTCCGGAGCGCTACGAAGGGAAAGTATTCTTCCTCACCACCCCCAACGCACCGCTTGGTCCCAGTTTCCCGCTCGAGTACATCGACGAGCTGGCCCGGCGTTGCGCCGGCATGCTGGTACTGGACGAAACCTATGCCGAATTTGCCGAATCCAATGCTTTGGAGCTGGTGAGAAGACACGAGAATGTGGTGGTGACGCGCACCCTTTCCAAGAGCTATTCCCTGGCCGGCATGCGTATCGGCCTCGCCATTGCCCGTCCGGAGGTGATTGCGGCCTTGGACAAGATCCGTGACCATTACAATCTCGACCGCCTGGCCCAGGCGGCCTGCGTGGCCGCACTCCGCGATCAGGCATATCTGTCGGAATGCTGCCGGAGAATCCGCGAGACGCGGGAATGGTTCACCACTGAACTGCGCTCCATTGGCTATGACGTTATCCCCTCCCAGGGGAACTACCTGTTTGCCACTCCCCCTGATCGCGACGGCAAGCGGGTTTACGACGGGCTCTACGCCCGCAAGGTCCTGGTCCGTCACTTCTCTGACCCGCTCCTGGCCCATGGGATGAGGATCTCCATTGGCACCCGGGAGGAGATGGAGCAGACCCTCGCCGCCCTGAAAGAGATTGGCTAA
- the hisB gene encoding imidazoleglycerol-phosphate dehydratase HisB has translation MSRKATIERVTKETQIKLSLEIDGAGEAKICTSVPFLDHMLDLFARHGLFNLQVDARGDIDIDFHHTVEDIGIVLGQALKEALGDKKGIRRYGQASVPMDETLASVAVDISGRPYLVYHVALPKVKIGEFDVELVREFFQAVVNNLGANIHVNVMYGDNVHHMVEACFKAFARAMDQATQVDPRIEGVMSTKGKL, from the coding sequence ATGTCCCGGAAAGCCACCATCGAACGCGTCACCAAAGAAACCCAGATCAAACTCTCCCTGGAGATCGACGGGGCGGGCGAGGCGAAGATCTGCACTTCGGTGCCGTTTCTCGACCACATGCTCGACCTCTTCGCCCGCCATGGCCTCTTCAACCTCCAGGTGGACGCCAGGGGGGACATCGACATCGACTTCCACCACACGGTGGAGGATATCGGCATCGTCCTCGGCCAGGCGCTGAAGGAAGCCCTGGGCGACAAGAAGGGAATCCGGCGCTACGGCCAGGCCAGCGTCCCCATGGACGAGACCCTTGCCAGTGTAGCGGTGGACATCTCGGGGCGTCCCTACCTCGTCTACCACGTCGCGCTTCCCAAGGTGAAGATCGGTGAGTTTGACGTGGAGCTGGTGCGAGAGTTTTTCCAGGCGGTGGTCAACAACCTGGGCGCCAATATCCACGTGAACGTCATGTACGGCGACAACGTCCACCACATGGTCGAGGCCTGCTTCAAGGCCTTTGCCCGGGCCATGGACCAGGCGACCCAGGTGGATCCCCGGATCGAAGGGGTCATGTCGACGAAGGGCAAGCTCTGA
- the hisH gene encoding imidazole glycerol phosphate synthase subunit HisH, protein MATIAIIDYGMGNLRSVQKGFEKVGFEAVVTADPKVVLEAEKVVLPGVGAFRDCMRNLEQGGFVEPILTVIQDGRPFLGICVGMQLLFTDSVEFGLYQGLNVIPGHVLRFPEGMRERGEDLKVPHMGWNQLSIKRRPSAFSDVEDGANVYFVHSFYAKPDEEGVVAATSSYGIDFCAAVWKDNIVATQFHPEKSQAVGLSILKNFALSKA, encoded by the coding sequence ATGGCAACAATCGCAATCATCGACTACGGCATGGGTAATCTCCGCTCCGTCCAGAAGGGGTTCGAAAAGGTGGGGTTCGAGGCGGTGGTGACCGCCGACCCGAAGGTGGTCCTGGAGGCGGAGAAGGTGGTCCTCCCCGGCGTGGGGGCGTTCCGGGACTGTATGCGCAACCTGGAGCAGGGTGGGTTCGTGGAGCCGATTCTCACGGTGATCCAGGATGGACGCCCCTTCCTCGGCATCTGCGTCGGGATGCAGCTCCTCTTCACCGATAGCGTGGAGTTCGGCCTTTACCAGGGGCTGAACGTCATTCCCGGCCACGTCCTCCGCTTCCCCGAGGGGATGCGCGAAAGAGGCGAGGATCTCAAGGTCCCCCACATGGGGTGGAACCAGCTTTCCATCAAACGTCGCCCTTCGGCTTTCTCCGATGTTGAGGATGGAGCGAACGTTTATTTCGTTCACTCGTTCTACGCAAAGCCCGATGAAGAGGGTGTCGTTGCCGCTACGAGCAGTTACGGTATTGATTTCTGCGCCGCCGTCTGGAAGGACAACATCGTCGCCACCCAGTTCCACCCCGAGAAGTCCCAGGCGGTGGGTTTAAGTATTTTAAAAAATTTCGCGCTTTCAAAAGCATAA